CTTTTAAGGCTGGTATTCTTGGGACAGGGAGTTTTCTTCCAGAAAATAGGTTGACAAATAAAGATTTGGAAAAGATGGTTGATACATCTGATGAGTGGATTGTATCTAGGACAGGCATAAAAGAAAGGCGTATAGCTCCGCCATCTATGACAACATCGTATATGGCAACAGAAGCTGCAAAAAAGGCTATTGAAGATGCTAAAATAACTGCTGAAGATATAGATTTAATAATAGTTGCGACTGTAGTTCCAGATATGAACTTCCCATCTACAGCATGTCTTGTGCAAGCGAATATTGGTGCTATAAAAGCAGCAGCATTTGACATAGAGGTTGGCTGTTCCGGATTTATATATGGACTTTCTATTGCGAAACAGTTTATTGAAAATGGTACATATAAGAATGTACTTGTAATAGCTGCTGATGTGCTTTCTAAGATAACAAACTGGGAAGATAGAAATACTTGTGTTTTATTTGGGGATGGTGCCGGAGCTGCAATAGTAGGACAAGTAAAAGATGGATATGGAATTTTAGATAATTTTATTGGTGCTGATGGAAAAGATGGCATGCATCTTTATATGCCTGCTGGTGGCTCACGAATGCCTGCTTGTGAGGAATCTGTTAAGAATAAACTGCATACAATTCACATGAATGGACAGGAAGTTTTTAAATTTGCCGTAAATGTTATGAATACTGCTACTA
The nucleotide sequence above comes from Thermoanaerobacterium sp. CMT5567-10. Encoded proteins:
- a CDS encoding beta-ketoacyl-ACP synthase III; this encodes MSQNNTFKAGILGTGSFLPENRLTNKDLEKMVDTSDEWIVSRTGIKERRIAPPSMTTSYMATEAAKKAIEDAKITAEDIDLIIVATVVPDMNFPSTACLVQANIGAIKAAAFDIEVGCSGFIYGLSIAKQFIENGTYKNVLVIAADVLSKITNWEDRNTCVLFGDGAGAAIVGQVKDGYGILDNFIGADGKDGMHLYMPAGGSRMPACEESVKNKLHTIHMNGQEVFKFAVNVMNTATIEVLNRCGLKPEDVDIFIPHQANIRIIDAAMKKLKLSKEKVFINLDRYGNMSAASVAVALDEALKAGKIKNGDIILMVAFGAGLTWGSTVIKWFK